From a region of the Malania oleifera isolate guangnan ecotype guangnan chromosome 12, ASM2987363v1, whole genome shotgun sequence genome:
- the LOC131144147 gene encoding 7-deoxyloganetin glucosyltransferase-like translates to MGTIAAASDKPHAVCIPYPAQGHINPMLKLAKLLHHRGFHITFVNTHYNHKRLLNSRGPNTLDGLPDFRFTSIPDGLPPSDADATQDIPSLCDSTSKTCLAPLRALLAQLNGASSDAPPVTCIVSDGSMSFTLDAAEELGVPEVLFWTTSACGLLCYMQYPHLIKRGLTPIKDASFQTNGYLDTIIDWIPGIKSIRLRDIPSFIRTTDANDIMLNFIKREVLRISRASALVLNTFDAFESDVTDAISALYPRLYTLGPLHLLVDRIQNNDAALKSIGSNLWKEQPGCIDWLDTKDPNSVVYVNFGSITAMTAQQLIEFAWGLAASQKTFLWIIRPDLVAGESAMLPPEFVAETRERGMLASWCPQEEVLKHPAIGGFLTHSGWNSTVESVCGGVPVICWPFFAEQPTNCFYSCGEWGIGMEIDRDVKRKEVEKLVTELMDGEKGREMKKKAMELKEKAEVAAGVGGSSYSNLDKLIREVLLPSNKKSH, encoded by the exons ATGGGTACTATAGCGGCAGCAAGTGACAAACCACACGCTGTGTGCATCCCATATCCAGCCCAGGGCCACATAAACCCCATGCTCAAACTCGCGAAGCTTCTCCACCACCGAGGCTTCCACATTACCTTCGTCAACACCCACTACAACCACAAACGCCTCCTCAACTCCAGAGGCCCCAACACCCTTGATGGCCTCCCGGACTTCCGTTTCACCTCCATCCCTGACGGCCTTCCTCCCTCCGACGCCGACGCCACCCAAGACATCCCTTCTCTCTGCGACTCCACCTCCAAGACCTGCTTGGCCCCATTGCGCGCTCTTCTCGCCCAGCTCAACGGCGCTTCCTCCGACGCGCCGCCGGTCACTTGCATCGTCTCCGACGGCTCCATGAGCTTCACTTTGGATGCCGCCGAAGAGCTGGGAGTTCCTGAAGTGCTGTTCTGGACGACCAGCGCTTGCGGTTTACTTTGCTACATGCAATATCCTCATCTCATCAAGCGGGGTCTTACACCCATTAAAG ATGCAAGCTTTCAAACAAATGGGTACTTAGACACCATTATAGACTGGATTCCAGGAATCAAAAGCATCCGACTTAGGGATATTCCAAGTTTCATCAGAACCACAGACGCAAACGACATCATGCTCAACTTCATCAAGCGGGAAGTTCTCAGAATCTCCCGAGCTTCTGCCCTCGTGTTGAATACCTTCGACGCTTTCGAATCCGACGTCACGGACGCCATCTCCGCCTTGTACCCCCGCCTCTACACCCTCGGTCCTCTCCACCTCCTCGTCGACCGAATCCAAAACAACGACGCTGCCTTGAAATCCATAGGCTCAAATCTCTGGAAAGAACAGCCCGGTTGCATCGACTGGCTCGACACCAAAGATCCCAACTCGGTCGTCTACGTGAACTTCGGCAGCATCACGGCGATGACGGCCCAGCAACTGATCGAGTTTGCCTGGGGGCTGGCCGCGAGTCAGAAAACATTCCTGTGGATAATACGTCCTGACCTGGTCGCTGGTGAGTCCGCGATGCTGCCGCCGGAGTTCGTGGCGGAGACGAGGGAGAGGGGGATGCTGGCGAGCTGGTGCCCGCAGGAGGAGGTACTGAAGCACCCGGCGATCGGAGGGTTTTTGACACACAGCGGGTGGAACTCGACGGTGGAGAGCGTGTGCGGCGGAGTGCCGGTGATATGCTGGCCGTTCTTCGCGGAGCAGCCGACGAACTGCTTCTACAGCTGTGGGGAGTGGGGGATTGGAATGGAGATAGATAGAGATGTGAAAAGGAAAGAGGTGGAGAAGCTGGTGACGGAGTTGATGGATGGGGAGAAGGGTagggagatgaagaagaaggcgATGGAGTTGAAGGAGAAGGCGGAGGTGGCCGCCGGGGTTGGAGGGTCTTCTTACAGCAACTTGGACAAGTTGATTCGTGAGGTGCTGTTGCCATCGAACAAGAAGAGTCATTGA